A section of the Citrobacter farmeri genome encodes:
- the opgB gene encoding phosphatidylglycerol--membrane-oligosaccharide glycerophosphotransferase codes for MSELLSIALFLASVLIYAWKAGRNTWWFIATLTVLGLFVVLNITLFASDYFTGDGINDAVLYTLTNSLTGAGVSKYILPGIGIALALVAVFGSLGWVLRRRRHHPHHFGYSLLALLLALGSVDASPAFRQISELVKSQTREGDPDFAAYYKEPAKKIPNPKLNLVYIYGESLERTYFDNEAFPELTPELGALKNEGMDFSHTQQLPGTDYTIAGMVASQCGIPLFAPFEGNASASVSSFFPQNICLGDILKNSGYQNYFVQGANLRFAGKDVFLKSHGFDHLYGAEELKSVVTDPNYRNDWGFYDDTVLDEAWKKFEELSRSGQRFSLFTLTVDTHHPDGFISRACQRKRYDFDGKPNQSFSAVSCSQENIAAFINKIKASPWFKDTVIVVSSDHLAMNNSAWKYLNKQDRSNLFFVIRGDKPQQETLAIKRNTMDNGATVLDILGGDNFIGLGRSSLSGQSMSEVFLNSKEKILAMKPDIIRLWNFPKEMKDFTVDRDKNMIAFSGSHFRLPLLLRVSEKRVEPLPESEYSAPLRFQLADFAPRDNFVWVDRCYKMGQLWSPELALSTDWCVSQGQLGGEQIVQHVDKAQWKGKTAFKDTVIDMERYKGNVDTLKIVDNDIRYKADSFVFNVAGAPEEVKQFSGISRPESWGRWSNAQLAEEVKIEYKQPLPKKFDLVITAKAFGNNANRPIPVRVGKEEQTLVLSHDVTTTTLHFDNPTDADTLVIVPPDPASTNEGNILGHSPRKLGIGMVEIKVVSAQG; via the coding sequence TTGTCTGAGTTACTCTCCATCGCGCTGTTTCTTGCCTCTGTACTTATTTATGCCTGGAAAGCGGGTCGCAACACCTGGTGGTTTATCGCCACCCTGACGGTGCTGGGACTTTTTGTGGTGCTGAATATCACGCTATTCGCTAGCGACTATTTCACAGGTGATGGCATTAACGATGCGGTACTCTACACGTTGACGAACAGCCTGACAGGGGCCGGTGTCAGCAAATACATTCTGCCGGGTATCGGCATTGCGCTGGCCCTCGTGGCTGTCTTTGGCTCGCTGGGCTGGGTGCTGCGTCGTCGCCGTCATCATCCTCACCATTTTGGTTACAGTCTGCTGGCGCTGCTGTTGGCGCTGGGCTCTGTCGATGCCAGTCCGGCATTTCGTCAGATCAGCGAGCTGGTCAAATCCCAGACCCGCGAAGGCGATCCCGATTTCGCGGCCTACTATAAAGAACCGGCAAAAAAAATACCCAACCCGAAGCTGAATCTGGTGTACATCTACGGTGAAAGCCTGGAACGTACCTATTTCGATAATGAGGCCTTCCCGGAACTCACTCCGGAACTCGGCGCGTTGAAAAACGAAGGTATGGATTTCAGCCATACCCAGCAGTTACCCGGTACAGACTACACCATCGCCGGGATGGTCGCCTCCCAGTGCGGCATTCCCCTGTTTGCGCCGTTTGAAGGTAATGCGTCAGCATCGGTCTCCAGTTTCTTCCCGCAGAATATCTGTCTTGGAGATATCCTGAAAAACTCCGGCTACCAGAATTACTTTGTGCAGGGTGCAAACCTGCGTTTTGCCGGAAAAGACGTGTTCCTGAAATCCCACGGTTTCGATCATCTGTATGGCGCAGAAGAGCTAAAAAGCGTTGTCACCGATCCAAATTATCGCAACGATTGGGGCTTCTATGATGATACGGTCCTGGATGAAGCGTGGAAAAAGTTCGAAGAACTCTCTCGCTCCGGCCAGCGTTTCTCATTGTTTACCCTGACCGTCGATACCCATCATCCGGATGGTTTTATCTCGCGTGCCTGTCAGCGCAAACGCTATGATTTCGACGGTAAACCCAACCAGTCCTTTAGCGCCGTCAGTTGTAGCCAGGAAAATATCGCGGCCTTTATCAATAAAATCAAAGCCTCACCGTGGTTTAAAGATACCGTTATTGTGGTCTCTTCGGATCATCTGGCAATGAACAACAGCGCATGGAAATACCTGAACAAACAGGATCGCAGCAACCTGTTCTTCGTGATCCGCGGCGACAAGCCTCAGCAAGAGACGCTGGCGATCAAACGTAACACGATGGATAACGGCGCGACGGTGTTAGATATTCTTGGCGGCGATAACTTTATCGGCCTGGGGCGCAGCAGCCTGTCGGGTCAGTCGATGTCGGAAGTGTTCCTTAACAGTAAAGAAAAGATCCTCGCCATGAAGCCGGACATTATTCGTCTGTGGAACTTCCCGAAAGAGATGAAAGATTTCACCGTCGACCGGGATAAAAATATGATTGCCTTCTCCGGCAGCCATTTCCGCCTGCCGTTACTGTTGCGGGTATCAGAGAAGCGCGTCGAGCCGCTGCCGGAAAGCGAATACTCAGCCCCACTGCGCTTCCAGCTTGCCGATTTTGCCCCGCGCGATAACTTCGTCTGGGTCGATCGTTGCTACAAGATGGGCCAGCTGTGGTCACCGGAACTGGCGCTCTCGACCGACTGGTGCGTCTCGCAGGGTCAGCTTGGCGGAGAGCAAATCGTTCAGCATGTTGATAAAGCGCAGTGGAAAGGCAAAACGGCCTTTAAAGACACGGTGATCGACATGGAACGCTACAAAGGCAACGTCGATACCCTGAAAATTGTCGACAACGACATCCGCTATAAAGCCGACAGTTTTGTCTTCAACGTGGCGGGTGCGCCGGAAGAGGTGAAGCAGTTCAGCGGGATTTCTCGTCCGGAATCCTGGGGACGCTGGTCCAACGCGCAGTTGGCGGAAGAAGTGAAGATCGAGTACAAACAGCCGCTACCGAAAAAATTCGACCTGGTGATCACCGCGAAAGCCTTTGGCAACAACGCCAATCGCCCGATTCCGGTGCGTGTAGGAAAAGAAGAACAGACGCTGGTGTTAAGTCACGATGTCACCACCACCACGCTGCACTTCGACAACCCGACGGATGCGGATACGCTGGTGATTGTCCCGCCCGATCCGGCCTCGACCAACGAGGGTAACATCCTCGGCCACTCGCCGCGTAAGCTGGGGATCGGGATGGTTGAAATCAAAGTGGTCAGCGCCCAGGGCTGA
- a CDS encoding DUF2501 domain-containing protein — protein sequence MKTTKRLLCCAIAASACFAANTFAASWQDSLSSAASELSKQSTTSSQSGTSLSSLTSLLNGGNQALSANNMNNAAGILQYCAKQKLASVTDAENVKNQVLDKLGLGATEQKQDTNYLDGIQGLLNTKDGQQLNLNNIGSTPLAEKVKTKACDLVLKQGMNFIS from the coding sequence ATGAAAACGACAAAACGTTTGCTGTGCTGCGCGATCGCGGCCAGCGCCTGCTTCGCAGCCAATACTTTCGCCGCCTCCTGGCAAGACTCACTCTCCAGCGCAGCCAGCGAACTGAGCAAGCAGAGTACCACCTCGTCGCAAAGCGGCACGTCGCTCTCTTCCCTGACCAGTCTGCTAAATGGCGGCAACCAGGCACTGAGTGCGAACAATATGAATAACGCCGCCGGGATTTTACAGTACTGTGCGAAGCAGAAACTGGCTTCCGTCACCGATGCGGAAAATGTGAAAAACCAGGTACTGGATAAACTGGGTCTCGGCGCGACCGAACAAAAACAGGATACCAACTATCTGGACGGTATTCAGGGTCTGCTCAATACCAAAGATGGTCAGCAGCTTAACCTGAACAATATCGGCAGTACGCCGCTCGCAGAAAAAGTGAAAACCAAAGCCTGCGACCTGGTGCTCAAACAGGGGATGAACTTTATTTCCTGA
- the dnaC gene encoding DNA replication protein DnaC has translation MKNVGDLMKRLQKMMPAHIEPAFKTGEELLAWQKEQGEIRAAALARENRAMKMQRTFNRSGIRPLHQNCSFDNYHVECEGQMNALSKARQYVEEFDGNIASFIFSGKPGTGKNHLAAAICNELLLRGKSVLIITVADIMSAMKETFSNRQTSEEQLLNDLSNVDLLVIDEIGVQTESRYEKVIINQIVDRRSSSKRPTGMLTNSNMEEMTKLLGERVMDRMRLGNSLWVIFNWDSFRSRVTGKEY, from the coding sequence ATGAAAAACGTTGGCGATCTGATGAAACGTCTGCAAAAAATGATGCCAGCCCATATCGAACCGGCGTTCAAAACGGGTGAAGAGCTACTGGCGTGGCAGAAGGAGCAAGGTGAAATTCGCGCCGCCGCGCTGGCTCGCGAAAATCGGGCGATGAAAATGCAGCGCACCTTTAACCGTTCCGGCATTCGTCCGTTGCATCAGAACTGCTCGTTCGATAACTATCATGTTGAATGCGAAGGTCAGATGAATGCGCTGAGCAAAGCGCGCCAGTATGTGGAAGAGTTCGATGGCAACATCGCCAGTTTTATCTTCTCCGGTAAACCGGGAACGGGGAAAAACCACCTGGCCGCGGCAATCTGTAACGAGCTGCTACTGCGCGGGAAGTCGGTGTTGATTATCACCGTGGCGGACATCATGTCGGCGATGAAAGAAACCTTCAGTAATCGCCAAACCAGCGAAGAACAGTTGCTGAACGATCTGAGCAATGTTGATCTACTGGTCATTGATGAAATCGGCGTACAAACCGAATCGCGCTATGAAAAGGTGATCATCAACCAGATCGTCGATCGTCGTTCCTCCTCAAAACGCCCAACCGGCATGCTCACCAACAGCAATATGGAAGAAATGACCAAACTGTTGGGTGAACGCGTAATGGATCGCATGCGACTGGGCAACAGCCTGTGGGTGATCTTCAACTGGGACAGTTTCCGCAGTCGGGTAACCGGTAAAGAGTATTAA
- the dnaT gene encoding primosomal protein DnaT: MSSRILTPDVIGIDALLHDHQTVLAKSEGGAVAVFANNAPAFYALTPARLAQLLALEEKLARPGSDVTLDAQFYEEPQPVPVAVPLGKFAMYPDWQPDADFQRQAALWGVALREPVTAEELASFVAYWQAEGKVFHHVQWQQKLARSVQIGRASNGGLPKRDVNTVSEPDNQIPPGFRG, encoded by the coding sequence ATGTCATCCAGAATTTTGACCCCGGACGTCATTGGTATTGACGCCTTATTACACGATCATCAGACGGTGCTGGCGAAGTCAGAAGGCGGCGCGGTGGCGGTGTTTGCCAATAACGCCCCGGCCTTTTATGCGCTAACCCCCGCTCGTCTGGCACAACTGCTGGCGCTCGAAGAAAAGCTCGCCCGACCGGGGAGCGATGTGACGCTGGATGCGCAGTTTTATGAAGAACCGCAGCCTGTGCCAGTCGCCGTACCGCTGGGTAAATTCGCCATGTATCCGGACTGGCAGCCAGATGCCGACTTTCAGCGGCAGGCCGCGCTGTGGGGCGTAGCGTTGAGAGAGCCCGTCACCGCCGAAGAACTGGCCTCGTTCGTGGCCTACTGGCAGGCAGAAGGCAAAGTTTTTCATCACGTGCAGTGGCAGCAAAAACTGGCGCGCAGCGTCCAGATCGGTCGCGCGAGCAACGGTGGCCTGCCAAAGCGCGATGTGAACACGGTCAGCGAACCAGATAATCAAATTCCACCGGGTTTTAGAGGTTAA
- a CDS encoding threonine/serine exporter, with the protein MGIIDFILALMQDMVLSAIPAVGFAMVFNVPHRALPWCALLGALGHGSRMVMMTAGFNIEWSTFVASLLVGSIGIQWSRWYLAHPKVFTVAAVIPMFPGISAYTAMISAVKISHFGYSEPLMITLLTNFLKASSIVGALSIGLSVPGLWLYRKRPRV; encoded by the coding sequence ATGGGTATAATCGATTTCATTCTCGCACTGATGCAGGACATGGTGCTTTCCGCGATCCCCGCCGTGGGGTTCGCAATGGTCTTTAACGTTCCGCACCGCGCGCTGCCCTGGTGTGCGCTGCTTGGCGCGCTCGGTCACGGTTCGCGGATGGTGATGATGACCGCCGGGTTTAATATTGAATGGTCCACGTTTGTCGCCTCGTTGCTCGTCGGTAGCATTGGCATTCAATGGTCGCGCTGGTATCTGGCGCATCCCAAAGTGTTTACCGTGGCGGCAGTAATCCCGATGTTCCCCGGAATTTCAGCCTATACGGCGATGATCTCGGCGGTGAAAATCAGCCACTTTGGCTACAGCGAACCGTTAATGATTACGCTGCTGACCAATTTCCTGAAAGCCTCGTCAATTGTAGGCGCGCTTTCGATCGGACTCTCTGTGCCCGGCCTGTGGCTTTACCGGAAACGCCCGCGCGTTTAA
- a CDS encoding threonine/serine ThrE exporter family protein, with protein MQEEQSLQRSVTRLCIQCGLFLLQHGAESALVDELSTRLGLALGMDSVESAISSNAIVLTTIKDGQCLTSTRKNQDRGINMHVVTEVQHIVILAEHKLLDYKGVEKRFSQVRPLRYPRWLVALMVGLSCACFCKLNNGGWDGAVITFFASMVAMYIRQILAHRHLHPQINFCVTAFVATTISGLMLHLPTFSQTPTVAMAASVLLLVPGFPLINAVADMFKGHINTGLARWAIASLLTLATCVGVVMALTLWGLRGWV; from the coding sequence ATGCAAGAAGAGCAGTCATTACAGCGATCGGTTACACGGTTATGCATTCAGTGTGGGCTTTTTTTACTGCAACACGGCGCGGAGAGCGCGTTGGTTGATGAACTTTCTACCCGACTTGGACTGGCATTGGGGATGGACAGTGTCGAAAGCGCTATCTCCTCCAATGCTATCGTTCTGACCACCATTAAAGACGGGCAATGCCTGACCTCGACGCGAAAAAATCAGGATCGCGGCATTAATATGCACGTGGTCACCGAGGTTCAGCACATTGTCATTCTTGCCGAACACAAACTGCTTGATTACAAAGGCGTCGAGAAGCGCTTCAGTCAGGTCAGGCCCCTGCGCTATCCGCGCTGGCTTGTCGCGCTAATGGTCGGCCTCTCCTGCGCCTGCTTCTGTAAGCTAAATAATGGGGGTTGGGACGGTGCGGTGATTACCTTTTTTGCCAGTATGGTGGCAATGTATATTCGTCAGATCCTGGCGCATCGCCATTTGCACCCGCAGATCAACTTTTGCGTTACCGCATTTGTCGCGACCACGATTTCCGGTCTGATGCTGCATCTTCCCACCTTTAGCCAGACGCCTACGGTGGCAATGGCCGCCAGCGTCTTGCTGCTGGTTCCCGGCTTTCCGCTGATCAATGCGGTGGCGGATATGTTTAAGGGACACATTAACACCGGTCTGGCGCGCTGGGCTATCGCCAGCCTGCTGACGCTCGCGACCTGCGTGGGTGTGGTGATGGCGCTGACACTTTGGGGGCTTCGCGGATGGGTATAA